From the genome of Phytohabitans rumicis, one region includes:
- a CDS encoding TetR/AcrR family transcriptional regulator — MTRAATPAPVADGEPPPQGERKGERTRRRILETARRLFAEFGYERATIRAIAAAAEVDKSSILQYFGSKQELFRAAVHWHIPIEEMTTDDPVQTVHNLMHGMLTSWAADPNSPMAVLLRASMTSEEAAELLRHHITAEIVDPVAATLDDPDAHLRAALSGAMMMGIAAQRYLLKMPYVADVDLDDILRLAGPAIRAVIVPAA; from the coding sequence ATGACCCGGGCCGCTACGCCGGCGCCGGTCGCCGACGGCGAACCGCCGCCGCAAGGCGAGCGCAAGGGCGAACGCACCCGCCGGCGCATCTTGGAAACCGCCCGACGGCTGTTCGCCGAGTTCGGCTACGAGCGCGCCACCATTCGCGCCATCGCCGCCGCGGCCGAGGTCGACAAGTCGTCGATCCTGCAGTATTTCGGCAGCAAGCAGGAACTCTTCCGCGCGGCCGTGCACTGGCACATCCCCATCGAGGAAATGACCACCGACGACCCCGTCCAGACCGTGCACAACCTCATGCACGGCATGCTGACCAGCTGGGCCGCCGACCCCAACAGCCCCATGGCGGTGCTCCTGCGCGCCAGCATGACCAGCGAAGAGGCCGCCGAGCTCCTACGGCACCACATCACCGCCGAGATCGTCGACCCGGTCGCCGCCACCCTCGACGATCCCGACGCCCACCTGCGCGCCGCCCTGTCCGGCGCCATGATGATGGGCATTGCCGCCCAGCGCTACCTGCTGAAGATGCCGTACGTCGCCGACGTGGACCTCGACGACATCCTTCGCCTGGCCGGACCCGCAATCCGGGCCGTCATCGTCCCGGCAGCCTGA
- a CDS encoding MarR family winged helix-turn-helix transcriptional regulator produces the protein MADNRGISAALVRLSFLVQRLYAQVCGRHDLSPAQAQLMCVIKDQPRGMTELTHMLGLERPGLTGLVDRIERRGLLRRETTRHDRRAVMVALTPRGKEITEAFFAEVTDNLQRVVAHLPADDQRQFEDTAFSIILTEHVPAIFGDPEAPAADPTRQESQ, from the coding sequence GTGGCGGACAACCGGGGCATCTCCGCGGCGCTCGTACGACTGTCGTTCCTGGTGCAGCGCCTCTACGCGCAGGTATGCGGCCGGCACGACCTCAGCCCGGCGCAGGCCCAGCTGATGTGCGTCATCAAGGACCAGCCGCGTGGCATGACCGAGCTCACCCACATGCTCGGCCTGGAGCGGCCCGGACTCACCGGCCTGGTCGACCGCATCGAACGACGCGGGCTGCTGCGCCGCGAGACGACCCGGCACGACCGGCGTGCGGTGATGGTCGCCCTCACCCCGCGCGGCAAAGAGATCACCGAGGCGTTCTTCGCCGAAGTGACCGACAACCTCCAGCGTGTCGTCGCACACCTGCCCGCCGACGACCAGCGACAGTTCGAGGACACCGCCTTCAGCATCATCCTGACCGAACACGTGCCGGCCATCTTCGGCGACCCCGAGGCTCCCGCGGCCGACCCGACACGGCAGGAATCTCAGTAG
- a CDS encoding SDR family NAD(P)-dependent oxidoreductase, producing MTTLNGTELKAHDTLVVGGTGNVGYFLVDGFLRAGARVLVPSRSQANLDRLRSRLGPAAAQRLVPVLGDIGTADGAARIQARVGELTGELYAVAAAPASWHQTASMLQAGFADFKHVIETRLYPHYLAAEALLPLIATAGSYTTINGPAGFISPPPPGIGAIAVAAAAQNKLIEAIAAETAGRPRVNDVVMKAFLGPRGTRPGSPLTGEQVGDYLAALAANGTGVHNRTLQLHDPRQVDQALSGTFA from the coding sequence ATGACCACTCTCAACGGCACCGAGCTCAAGGCACACGACACGCTGGTGGTGGGCGGCACCGGCAACGTCGGCTACTTCCTGGTGGACGGCTTCCTACGGGCCGGCGCCCGCGTCCTCGTCCCGTCGCGGTCCCAGGCGAACCTGGACCGGTTGCGATCACGCCTCGGTCCCGCGGCGGCGCAGCGCCTCGTGCCGGTCCTCGGCGACATCGGCACCGCCGACGGCGCCGCCCGGATCCAGGCACGGGTGGGGGAGCTGACCGGCGAGCTGTACGCGGTCGCGGCCGCCCCGGCGAGCTGGCACCAGACCGCCTCGATGCTCCAGGCCGGCTTCGCGGACTTCAAGCACGTGATCGAGACCAGGCTGTACCCGCACTACCTCGCGGCCGAGGCGCTCCTGCCACTGATCGCCACCGCCGGCTCCTACACGACGATCAACGGCCCGGCCGGCTTCATCAGCCCACCACCACCCGGCATCGGCGCGATCGCGGTCGCCGCAGCAGCGCAGAACAAGCTCATCGAGGCCATCGCGGCCGAGACCGCCGGACGACCCCGGGTCAACGACGTCGTGATGAAAGCCTTCCTCGGCCCGCGCGGCACCCGCCCCGGCTCCCCGCTGACCGGCGAGCAGGTCGGCGACTACCTCGCCGCGCTCGCCGCGAACGGGACGGGCGTGCACAACCGCACCCTCCAACTGCACGATCCCCGCCAGGTCGACCAAGCCCTGTCCGGGACCTTCGCCTAA
- a CDS encoding DUF6069 family protein — translation MSSSQQTAVHTQRGTASELVRIGAATAAAVVVNLLILWAGSAAGASLEIDAPYDLNAAAVALSTAMPMLAASALVVLLARRYPAARRWFAWAGAAFALLTAAMPFTVAEDTATAVTLALMHLVAGTAWLTAIMPRPTTR, via the coding sequence ATGAGCAGCAGCCAGCAGACCGCCGTCCACACCCAGCGCGGTACGGCGTCAGAGCTCGTCCGGATCGGCGCGGCGACCGCCGCGGCAGTGGTCGTCAATCTCCTCATCCTGTGGGCGGGATCCGCCGCCGGGGCATCCCTGGAGATCGACGCACCCTACGACCTCAACGCGGCAGCGGTAGCACTGTCCACCGCCATGCCGATGCTCGCCGCAAGCGCCCTCGTCGTACTCCTGGCACGCCGCTACCCGGCCGCGCGCCGCTGGTTCGCGTGGGCAGGAGCCGCCTTCGCCCTTCTCACCGCGGCGATGCCCTTCACCGTCGCCGAAGACACCGCCACCGCCGTCACCCTCGCGCTGATGCACCTCGTGGCCGGCACCGCATGGCTCACCGCGATCATGCCACGACCCACCACCCGCTGA
- a CDS encoding trimeric intracellular cation channel family protein, with product MNLLEVAGLYVFATSGALMAIHKGFDVVGIVVLAMLTALGGGILRDLIIGDTPPAAFTNANYLIIPLIAVVVTFFVHPVVQRLAFTVLVFDAAGLGLFCVGSGVPV from the coding sequence ATCAACCTTCTCGAAGTTGCCGGCCTCTACGTGTTCGCCACGTCGGGCGCCCTGATGGCCATCCACAAGGGTTTCGACGTCGTCGGAATCGTGGTCCTGGCCATGCTGACGGCGCTCGGCGGCGGCATCCTGCGTGACCTGATCATCGGCGACACGCCGCCGGCCGCGTTCACGAACGCCAACTACCTGATCATCCCGCTGATCGCCGTGGTGGTGACGTTCTTCGTCCACCCCGTCGTGCAGCGGCTGGCCTTCACGGTGCTCGTCTTCGACGCCGCCGGGCTCGGCCTGTTCTGCGTAGGAAGCGGAGTTCCGGTATAG
- a CDS encoding FtsX-like permease family protein, producing the protein MGDLLLGTRMAIAGGRDGWTRALLAAVAMGIGVAALLIAAAVPGALDARQDRLDARRTASIANVPAADNTLLAAALFDAAFRDQAVYAMLLRPEGPRAPLPPGVTRLPQPGEVVVSPALRDLLASKDGHLFAPRLGGARVIGTIGPAGLAGPRELAYYLGTDQLQPDHDQRITAFGDVSTAEFSPVLALLIVVISVVLLLPIAVLIGAAVRFGGERRDRRLAALRLVGADQRMTRRVAAGEALATALLSLVAGAAFFLLGRHVVPLFTLWDISLNAGDLRPSPLLALAVALAVPALAVVVTMVAMRGVVIEPLGVTRRAGATRRRLWWRLILPLLGLAVLYPLFGDVRSSTVDNRYQIAAGAILLLFGAVALLPWVIDLVVRRIRGGAVPWQLAIRRLQQDSATSARMVNGVAVAVAGTIGLQMLFAGVEGDFRTETGADTSRADIIVRSGSVDGRELPQRLRAVPGIAAVNSILGTTGALADQPDRFTFLFVADCAGLAEALVLERCADGDVFVAKPGAGAHGEFYVAAPGDRLLLGTDKQLAWTVPASAREVSSRRDPGGFDRGMGLFVTPGAVDMSRFGPLEAWAWLRTDPGDRDALERVRNAAATVDQRAFVDRLSRVDEANRFVNVRRALYIGAVVTLLLVGASLLVGLLEHLRERRRLLAILVAMGTRRGTLMWSVVWQTVVPVVLGLALAVGFGLALGAVLLRLVTVPISVSWPVVGLSVALAAAVMALVTLLSLPPLWRLTRPDGLRTE; encoded by the coding sequence ATGGGTGATCTTCTGCTGGGCACGCGGATGGCGATCGCCGGCGGACGCGACGGATGGACCCGCGCCCTGCTGGCGGCGGTCGCCATGGGCATCGGGGTGGCCGCGCTGCTGATCGCGGCCGCCGTGCCCGGCGCGCTCGATGCCCGCCAGGACCGCCTCGATGCCCGCCGTACGGCGTCCATCGCCAATGTCCCCGCCGCGGACAACACGCTGCTGGCGGCGGCGCTGTTCGACGCGGCGTTCCGTGACCAGGCGGTGTACGCGATGCTGCTGCGTCCGGAGGGGCCGCGGGCGCCGCTTCCACCCGGCGTCACCCGGCTGCCCCAACCCGGTGAGGTGGTCGTCTCTCCCGCGCTGCGTGACCTGCTGGCGTCGAAGGACGGCCACCTGTTCGCGCCTCGGCTGGGCGGCGCCCGGGTCATCGGCACCATCGGCCCCGCCGGTCTGGCCGGTCCGCGGGAGCTGGCGTACTACCTCGGCACCGACCAGCTACAGCCCGACCACGACCAACGCATCACCGCGTTCGGCGACGTCAGCACCGCCGAGTTCAGCCCGGTCCTCGCGCTGCTCATCGTGGTCATCTCGGTCGTACTGCTGCTGCCCATCGCGGTGCTCATCGGCGCGGCCGTGCGGTTCGGCGGCGAGCGACGCGACCGGCGCCTGGCCGCCCTGCGGCTGGTCGGCGCCGACCAGCGGATGACGCGCCGCGTCGCCGCCGGCGAGGCGCTCGCCACCGCGCTGCTGTCCCTCGTGGCGGGCGCGGCCTTCTTCCTTCTCGGCCGGCACGTGGTGCCGCTGTTCACCCTCTGGGACATCAGCCTGAACGCGGGCGACCTGCGGCCCAGCCCGCTGCTCGCCCTCGCGGTGGCGCTGGCGGTGCCGGCGCTGGCGGTGGTGGTCACCATGGTGGCGATGCGGGGTGTGGTGATCGAGCCGCTCGGCGTGACCCGCCGCGCCGGCGCCACCCGCCGCCGGTTGTGGTGGCGGCTGATCCTGCCGCTGCTCGGCCTCGCCGTGCTCTACCCGCTCTTCGGCGACGTCCGCTCCAGCACCGTCGACAACCGGTACCAGATCGCGGCCGGCGCGATCCTGCTGCTGTTCGGCGCGGTGGCGTTGCTGCCCTGGGTCATCGACCTGGTCGTACGCCGCATCCGGGGCGGGGCGGTGCCCTGGCAGCTGGCCATCCGCCGGCTCCAGCAGGACAGCGCCACCTCCGCCCGGATGGTCAACGGAGTCGCGGTGGCCGTCGCCGGCACGATCGGGCTCCAGATGCTCTTCGCGGGCGTGGAGGGCGACTTCCGCACCGAGACCGGCGCCGACACCTCGCGGGCGGACATCATCGTGCGAAGTGGAAGTGTCGACGGGCGGGAGCTCCCGCAGCGGCTGCGCGCCGTGCCCGGCATCGCCGCGGTGAACAGCATCCTCGGGACGACCGGCGCCCTGGCCGATCAGCCGGACCGGTTCACCTTCCTCTTCGTGGCCGACTGCGCCGGGCTGGCCGAGGCTCTCGTGCTGGAACGCTGCGCGGACGGCGACGTGTTCGTGGCCAAGCCCGGCGCTGGCGCCCACGGTGAGTTCTACGTCGCCGCCCCGGGTGACCGGCTCCTGCTCGGCACCGACAAGCAGTTGGCGTGGACGGTGCCGGCCAGTGCCCGCGAGGTGTCCAGCCGCCGGGACCCTGGTGGCTTCGACCGCGGCATGGGCCTGTTCGTCACCCCGGGTGCGGTCGACATGTCGCGGTTCGGCCCGCTGGAGGCATGGGCGTGGCTGCGCACCGACCCTGGCGACCGCGACGCGCTCGAACGGGTACGGAACGCGGCCGCGACCGTCGACCAAAGGGCCTTCGTCGATCGCCTGAGCCGCGTCGACGAGGCCAACCGGTTCGTCAACGTGCGGCGCGCGCTCTACATCGGCGCCGTGGTCACGCTGCTGCTGGTCGGCGCGAGCCTGCTCGTCGGCCTGCTGGAGCACCTGCGGGAGCGGCGCCGGCTGCTGGCGATCCTGGTCGCGATGGGCACCCGGCGCGGCACGCTGATGTGGTCGGTGGTGTGGCAGACGGTCGTGCCGGTGGTGCTGGGGCTGGCCCTGGCGGTCGGCTTCGGACTGGCGCTCGGCGCGGTCCTGCTGCGCCTGGTGACCGTGCCGATCTCGGTCAGCTGGCCGGTGGTCGGGCTCTCGGTGGCGCTGGCCGCCGCGGTGATGGCCCTGGTCACGCTGCTCAGCCTCCCCCCGCTCTGGCGCCTGACCCGCCCGGACGGCTTACGCACCGAGTAA
- a CDS encoding ABC transporter ATP-binding protein — translation MAELLVAADLRKAFGATPALDGASISVDAGEVVAVMGPSGSGKSTLLHCLAGITHPDSGQVRYEGRELTAMPDRERSALRRGKFGFVFQFGQLVPELTCLENVALPLRMERVRRRAAERRAAEWLERLEVTDVAGKRPGEVSGGQGQRVAVARALVSNPRVIFADEPTGALDSLNGERVMRLLTQAARESHAAVVLVTHEARVAAYSDREVVVRDGRVRDLTGTRHG, via the coding sequence ATGGCTGAGCTGCTGGTCGCCGCCGACCTGCGCAAGGCGTTCGGCGCGACGCCGGCGCTCGACGGCGCCTCGATCAGCGTCGACGCCGGCGAGGTCGTGGCCGTGATGGGCCCGTCCGGCTCGGGCAAGTCGACGCTGCTGCACTGCCTGGCCGGCATCACGCACCCCGACTCCGGCCAGGTGCGCTACGAGGGGCGCGAGCTCACCGCCATGCCAGACCGCGAGCGAAGCGCGCTGCGGCGCGGAAAGTTCGGCTTCGTGTTCCAGTTCGGCCAGCTCGTACCGGAGCTGACCTGCCTGGAAAACGTGGCCCTGCCGCTGCGGATGGAGCGGGTACGCCGCCGTGCGGCCGAGCGCCGTGCCGCGGAGTGGCTGGAGCGGTTGGAGGTGACCGACGTCGCCGGCAAGCGGCCCGGCGAGGTCTCCGGCGGTCAGGGCCAGCGGGTGGCGGTGGCGCGGGCGCTGGTCAGCAACCCACGGGTGATCTTCGCGGACGAGCCGACCGGCGCGCTTGACTCGCTCAACGGCGAGCGGGTGATGCGCCTGCTGACCCAGGCCGCCCGGGAGTCGCACGCCGCGGTGGTGCTGGTGACGCACGAGGCACGCGTCGCGGCGTACTCGGACCGGGAGGTCGTGGTCCGTGACGGCCGCGTCCGTGACCTGACGGGCACCCGTCATGGGTGA
- a CDS encoding PadR family transcriptional regulator: MSIGQAFLGLLESSPRHGYDLKRAYDERFGRTRPLPYGQVYATLSRLLKNGLVEVDGVEPGEGPERKRYAITSAGVTDVGRWLSQPEKPEPYLQSVLYTKVVLALLTDRPAADLLDTQTAEHLRLMRELTRRKAEGDLAEQLICDHALFHLEADLRWLELTAARLDELAREVRSHG, encoded by the coding sequence ATGTCGATTGGACAAGCCTTCCTGGGGCTGCTGGAGTCCAGCCCCAGGCATGGATACGACCTCAAGCGCGCCTACGACGAGCGGTTCGGCCGGACCCGGCCGCTGCCCTACGGGCAGGTCTACGCGACCCTGTCCCGGCTGCTGAAGAACGGCCTCGTCGAGGTGGACGGCGTCGAGCCGGGCGAAGGGCCGGAACGCAAGCGATACGCGATTACCTCCGCCGGCGTCACCGACGTCGGCCGCTGGCTGTCCCAGCCGGAGAAGCCCGAGCCCTACCTGCAGAGCGTCCTGTACACCAAGGTGGTGCTGGCGCTGCTCACCGACCGGCCCGCCGCCGACCTGCTCGACACCCAGACCGCCGAGCACCTGCGGCTGATGCGCGAGCTGACCCGGCGCAAGGCCGAGGGTGACCTCGCCGAGCAGCTGATCTGCGACCACGCCCTGTTCCACCTGGAGGCCGACCTGCGCTGGCTGGAGCTGACCGCGGCCCGGCTGGACGAGCTGGCGCGGGAGGTGCGCTCCCATGGCTGA
- a CDS encoding MaoC family dehydratase — translation MTTYARFASLLFAGLLAGFLTAVLVLELSLRGFDGTVYTQVRLVELDSLDKLAVATLLPALIATAVLVYRTFRTNTRWLAVAALALLVFVVGLTLVVNLPINSDQLDWNAQSPPSSSAARAGSAEIAATPPTGRSPARSADLRVAYRTRPEQALLYRLTGDRNPLHSDPVFAARGGFDRPILHGMCTYGYTGRALLHAVCGSDPARFKAMEGRFTKSVLPGDELTVSIWVDGNTAYFRTTSNGATVIDRGRLTFTAG, via the coding sequence ATGACGACGTACGCACGTTTCGCCAGCCTCCTGTTCGCGGGACTACTCGCCGGGTTCCTCACCGCGGTCCTCGTCCTGGAGCTTTCGCTGCGAGGCTTCGACGGCACGGTCTACACCCAGGTCCGGCTGGTCGAGCTCGACTCCCTCGACAAGCTCGCCGTCGCCACGCTCCTGCCGGCGTTGATCGCGACAGCGGTGCTGGTTTACCGGACCTTCCGAACGAATACGCGATGGTTGGCCGTGGCGGCGCTCGCCCTGCTGGTCTTCGTCGTCGGCCTCACGCTCGTGGTCAACCTTCCGATCAACTCCGACCAGCTCGACTGGAACGCCCAGTCCCCGCCCTCTTCATCCGCGGCGAGGGCGGGTTCGGCGGAGATCGCGGCCACTCCGCCGACTGGCCGGTCCCCCGCCCGCTCCGCCGACCTGCGGGTTGCCTACCGTACCCGGCCTGAGCAGGCGTTGCTGTACCGCCTCACCGGCGACCGGAATCCCTTGCATTCCGATCCGGTGTTCGCCGCCCGCGGCGGCTTCGACCGACCGATCCTGCACGGCATGTGCACCTACGGGTACACCGGCCGGGCGCTACTGCACGCGGTCTGCGGATCCGATCCGGCCCGGTTCAAGGCGATGGAGGGCCGATTCACCAAGTCGGTGCTGCCCGGGGACGAGCTGACCGTTTCCATCTGGGTCGACGGCAACACCGCCTACTTCCGCACCACCAGCAACGGAGCCACAGTCATCGACCGCGGTCGCCTGACGTTCACTGCGGGGTGA
- a CDS encoding SDR family oxidoreductase: MYLVTGATGLIGRPLIETLLAEGAEVRAVTRDPHNAGLPAGVEAVAPEAIHTALKDVRGLFVHPRATKDSIEELLRLAASQGVEKVVVMSAINVDDDPDHQPSRFNGDRNTEVERTVTGSGLPWVAVRPGSFAMNTLGMWRGQLTLGDTVRGPYAGFAEAVIHERDVAEVIARALLDDSLVGRRIPITGPKALRLDQMVPIIGSVLGRPLLFQEVPAELAAQGMIRNGLDEGFVRALMARYQREMQRSATVTDEVEKVLGRPARTFATWVADHKGAWS; encoded by the coding sequence ATGTACCTTGTGACCGGAGCGACCGGCCTCATCGGACGCCCCCTCATCGAAACGCTGCTCGCGGAAGGCGCCGAGGTCCGGGCCGTCACCCGCGACCCGCACAACGCTGGGCTCCCGGCCGGAGTGGAAGCCGTCGCGCCCGAGGCGATCCATACGGCGCTGAAAGATGTTCGCGGACTGTTCGTCCATCCCCGCGCCACCAAGGACAGCATCGAGGAGCTTTTGCGACTGGCTGCCAGTCAGGGCGTGGAGAAGGTGGTCGTGATGTCGGCGATCAACGTGGACGACGACCCCGACCACCAGCCCTCCCGATTCAACGGCGACCGCAACACCGAGGTGGAGCGGACCGTCACCGGCAGCGGTCTGCCGTGGGTGGCGGTGCGCCCCGGCTCGTTCGCGATGAACACGCTCGGGATGTGGCGCGGCCAGCTCACCCTCGGCGACACCGTCCGCGGCCCGTACGCGGGATTCGCCGAAGCTGTCATCCACGAGCGTGACGTAGCCGAGGTGATCGCCCGGGCATTGCTGGATGACTCCCTTGTGGGCCGCAGGATTCCGATCACCGGCCCAAAGGCGCTGCGGCTCGACCAGATGGTCCCGATCATCGGCTCCGTGCTCGGCAGGCCCCTGCTGTTCCAGGAGGTCCCGGCCGAGCTGGCCGCCCAAGGAATGATCCGAAACGGCCTCGACGAGGGTTTCGTCCGGGCGCTCATGGCGCGCTACCAGCGCGAGATGCAGCGGTCCGCGACAGTCACCGACGAGGTTGAGAAGGTCCTCGGTCGTCCCGCTCGCACCTTCGCCACCTGGGTCGCCGACCACAAGGGAGCATGGTCATGA
- a CDS encoding NAD-dependent epimerase/dehydratase family protein: protein MKILLAGATGAIGRPLVKALRVQRHEVYALSRNSAARVPGARLVVADVLDRDALLRAVDGMSADVVIHQLTALAKPPARFTDMEMTNRLRTTGTTHLLQAARAVGARRFLTQSMVPGYGFTDHGTRVLTERDPFGRQREGKAAPIVAAMASTEQQVLTADGIEGIALRYGAFYGLTGSEALITALRAGKLPVPRDGGGFMSWIHLADAAAATVAAMDKGVAGQAYNIVDDEPVTWGEMITEHAKVAGTKTPRRLPGWLIRLAAPYFATLMIDTSMRVSNAKAKAELGWTPTLPSYREGAHAPRN, encoded by the coding sequence ATGAAGATCCTCCTTGCCGGCGCCACCGGCGCGATCGGCCGCCCGCTCGTGAAGGCGTTGCGTGTGCAGCGGCACGAGGTGTACGCCCTGAGCCGCAACTCCGCCGCGCGGGTGCCCGGTGCCCGGCTAGTGGTCGCCGATGTTCTGGACCGGGACGCGCTGCTGCGAGCGGTGGACGGGATGTCGGCCGACGTGGTGATCCATCAGCTCACCGCGCTGGCCAAGCCCCCGGCCAGATTCACCGACATGGAGATGACCAACCGCCTGCGCACCACCGGCACCACCCACCTGCTGCAGGCCGCGCGGGCCGTGGGTGCGCGCCGCTTCCTGACCCAGTCGATGGTGCCTGGCTACGGGTTCACCGACCACGGCACGCGCGTTCTGACCGAACGCGACCCGTTCGGTCGGCAGCGCGAGGGCAAGGCGGCGCCGATCGTGGCCGCCATGGCCTCGACCGAGCAGCAGGTGCTCACCGCTGACGGCATCGAGGGCATCGCCCTGCGCTACGGCGCCTTCTACGGCCTGACCGGCTCCGAGGCGCTCATCACCGCGCTACGAGCCGGCAAGCTGCCGGTACCCCGGGACGGCGGCGGGTTCATGTCGTGGATCCACCTGGCCGACGCCGCGGCGGCCACGGTGGCCGCCATGGACAAGGGCGTGGCGGGCCAGGCGTACAACATCGTCGACGACGAACCCGTCACGTGGGGCGAGATGATCACCGAACACGCCAAGGTGGCGGGGACCAAAACGCCCCGACGCCTGCCCGGCTGGCTCATCCGGCTGGCAGCGCCGTACTTCGCGACCCTCATGATCGACACCTCTATGCGGGTGTCGAACGCCAAGGCCAAGGCCGAACTGGGCTGGACACCCACGCTGCCCAGCTACCGCGAGGGCGCACACGCCCCCCGCAACTGA